Sequence from the Zeugodacus cucurbitae isolate PBARC_wt_2022May chromosome 2, idZeuCucr1.2, whole genome shotgun sequence genome:
ttttgtttttttgtaaccAAAATGAGTTTGTATTAGTAGTTAGCAATTAAGCACACAGACGTACACGTTCTAAGACTTTACACTAACACCAAAATTgttacaatttaatattaatagctGTGAACTTTTTAACATCTTATCATTATTTCTCTTTACAATTATTAGGATGAAGCAAGTGGCACTTCCCCCCCATTGCCGTCCGGCATAGGAAATCAAGAAATGAATGCACGTGCAAATGTATTGAATCGTGTTGGTCATCAAACGGACAAATGGAAGAAACAAGTACGTGAACAACGTCGTCACATCTATGATCGGCGCACAATGTTGAATTAAATAGACGTAGCTTGTGTAGTGATAATTCgcgtttattttttctttaatatttttgaacctattattttattaaaaacattataatgTAATCAATATATCTTATaactgcatatatacatatgtatgtgtcgcCACTGTCTGCACTGTCCTACCTTCTTTTTTATTGTGGCGACGATCTCATACCGGAAAGTacttgtttcaaaatattatttctttttcttttgaataagtaaattttgtataaattaatgTCTTAGAAGTAATCGCATTAAAATATCGCACATGCCTGCATACTTACGAATATTCATACACAATAACACATAAATGTATAGAATTAAAGGATTTTagcgaaaatatatgtaacacAATATATTATTGGAACCAGAAAACATGTAAACTAACGAATTTTTCGAACGACTTTGCTAAAAACATATTGCTACTACAATCAGTGAGATCATTTCACTAAACTACACACTAAATGCAGCTATACACATTCAGCCTAATTGTAAACTTCGTGTGAATGCCATGCCATTtggaaaaattcattaattcccCTAGTGTAGAACCTTCGACGTAGAACTCATGTTTTgactatttttgttaaatttttcaaaaaaataattcgtcGGCATTCTTTAAAAATACTCTACAGACCGAAAGATCGCGCCACAAACCAATACATATCCTTGTCTTAATACTATCAAAGTTCCATAACAATTCATCCCATAGTTCTCAAAGCCTTCGCTTTTGTTTAGTAAATGCTGCGTTTTTTCAAAGATCTTTACATATCGTATTCTGCCGATTGAGTCTTTGGCCTCATAAAAGTTCCGAAGAACTGACTGTTGTGACACCAATGTAGGTGGTTTAACTCCAAGAACGCCATTCACTGGGAGTCTAAGAAGGTGTTAATGGTACTGTTGCATGTTGTATGTCGCCACAACCGATGAaggacttttgttgttgttgtagcgtcataaataattttgactaccgacttgacagtccttggccggataaaagtccgggtccgttccggttacttAGAACCGACTGGCGTGAGATGGAGCACTGTCTTGTGTTACTTTTTTTCCTATAAAACAATTTACCTCTATACGGTttcaaatataacaacaacataagtaGTAGTTACtagtttattaaaattcataatttttttgtggtacTTTTTAAAGCATTAACAGCTTAACTCTTCGATTGCGATGTTGCAAGAGTTTTTGTCAACTATATCACATTCTCCCAATAAATATACTTCATTGGAATGTTTGAAACGTCTACTCATATGTTTTGCGGCATCTATAatctaaaaagaaaaacaattgtATTTAATTCGTAGATTATCTTGTAAATCATGAATTTTTACTTACGATTGTTAATGCTTCTTCTCTTCTAATCAAATTAGATGGTTTGCCTTCAACTGAACAgctacttaatttatttatttcagcttTGATATGCTCGTAAACCAAATTTTTATAACTCACATCTCCAGGTACTATATCACAGTAGAAGTCACAAGCGGTGTATGTATGTTCCCAAGCAGAACCGTCATGTCGGAtatgtgccaaaaatggttCCCCAGCCTCTAGGCCGCCCACAATTACATCAATATGCAGGGTACTTCCATTTGTatgatgaaaataaaactgtttTGTGAGCCAATTAGACAGCATGAGTGGTGTTAATGTGATACCATAACGATCATGCTCAAATTTTAACTCctcaattttatcaataatgTTTTGTAAATCCGCACTATCACCGCTACCGCCCAAGATGATAATTTcgcttattttgaaaattcgttCCTTACCATGATATTCTGTTCCTTTCGGTGATACCAGTATCTTGTCAGCAACAATCAGCACCCCTTTTTCGTATTTTATGGCTAAAACGGTGCGGCCTCGCAGCATATTACTAAAGGGAATGTACgtacacatatgtacgtacatgaATTTAAACATAATGCATTTTTCGGAATAAGTCCAATTTAAACTTACAATTTTATTGGGATCCGATTTAAAGCCATATTACATTTAAAATGCCTGTTCACTAATTCAATTCACAATATGTAATATCCAACTGAGTAACGACTAATATGTAGTGCAACCGCATAAAATGTTTTGCCGATCttttgcaaatacataaataatgcaACTAAACAGTGTATACTATATAGTTTAAACGTGTCAGATGATTCAGATTTAATAGTGTCAGGGAcgtatttcaattattaaatgtttaatGAAAGAATAGTACAAATATGATTTCGTGCGCTATGTGATGATTCGAGCATTCCCCGTTATTATTGAATGGATACAGAATTATTTTAGAGTGTTGATATGCtgataatgaataataaaaccTTTCATGTTTTTAATATGCTAAGTATTTATAGAACcgctgtattgttgttgtaccgaCAAAACAGAGTCCACTCATAATTTTGAGTAGTGCTCAATAAATATAATTCCATCATTCTTGCATTCTTGGTAGTGCTGCAGAATTGTCAGTGCCTAACCGTATATAAATCCGGTTCCGTTCAGGTTATATGTCGAAGTAACGGAGAtcgtgttttttaatttaatatttagatttatttaaaaaaaatagtagaaataaACATTTCTGTAACTTCAGTAGATTATAAAAATCAGCTGTGTGAATTTTACAGATTAAACCGAAAGTCGGTAACACCAGACATCTACAGTATAGGTCTAATTTTTCAagcgtttaaaaaaaagtaattttatacAGCAGGAGGATAAAAAATCTGTAAATGCAAAATTAGGTAAATTCCAAACCTTTATTACTATTACATAaagacaaaatttttaaaaatattttttatttaatttatgcatttatttgaaattaatagccCTTAACCAAAGTAGCCAATTGCCAGTTTTGATTTACTTCGAAGGGTCCTTGAACAATTGTGCCTTGAGCGGTGGAAACTGCTACTGAATATTTCGATATCGCACGACAATCACGATAGTACAGAACTTCCATGCATTTACGCagctattaaataattaaaacaaaaaatactattAGAATTgtgaaaattgtgtaaatagCGATAATGTACGTACCACTTGTGAAGCTTCACTTTGTGTCAGTAAACGATTATTAGAGATTTGCTCACGCACTAATGGCAAAGCGAAATGTTTACCAAAACCGGTAGCTACTACATCGTCTTCGTAGGCTCGTCCACGTAGATCTACATGACCCAAAAAAGGCTGACCATCTTGCATGCCACCAACAACCATCTCTAGCCACAATGGATTGATGCGACTACGACGATTGTAGAGTATGCGTGTTAACCAGTTGTACAACGATTTAGGCTGCATTTCAATGTCATCTTGATAGCACATGTCTTCCACCATTTTCTGGTCTATACTTCTTTTTAGGCTTTGAAAATCTGCGAAATCACCACCAGCACCAATGatagatttttcatttattttgaaaacacgCTGCACATCTTGGTAACGTGCCAATGAGCCATACGATACGAGATTATCCGCAGCAATCATTACACCACCATCAAACTTAACTCCAATTACCGACGTACCAGTGGTAATTGGTGATCTTAAAAAAGagaatcattattttttataacacaaCAGGGTTATACTTTTTGACTTACGATGAACGATTGGACCCAAATAAACCAGGTGCTGTGATATTGCCGGCATTGTTAGTTTGGCCGGTGCcaggaaaattataaaactgtCCAGGCACAGGTCCACCTTTCCATAATTCTGTTTGTATAAAGTCATTGTGGGAATACATTTTAGAAGATTTTTATACGAAAATTAATATTGCAAGCAAAAGCGATGAAATGCAAATTGTAGACAATGACAACCAAATTATTGTTTGACAGTAATAATGGTTGCCATACCTGTGTAAAACACcgaaacaaaatatattgcagTTTTCCAACACTATTAAGAAACAGATTTCATGGTTGCCTTAATTTGTAggtgtaaattatttttatttgtgtttgtttcataataattaataataatttaaacatttcataataatccaataaaaaaattaagataattgttgttgttgtagcggttacccaGGCCTGCGTGAAACGACAAGCCTAGCCTAATTGTCATCCAAGTCAtttaacgggaggcccaggaaacgagctgtttcgatggggtcgggccaaagggaaaggggtatTGGATGAGCAGGGTAAAGGGGACATGCAAAGAGGtcgttagtgtcatgcggggacttgCATGCAGGACTTTCGCGAGACAACTTGAGCTCTGTGTCTGCAACGGTGTTTGTTGTTTCTGCAAGAACTCCATTCACCGGGAGGGAGtcatgaaggtgttaatagcttctctgtgattggcgttcagtgcttgtctaTAGTAAGACGCATCCGAAGTCTTGTCGGTATAGGTTTTTACGTCGTCGACGAATTTCAGGAAGGTACTCTTGATGAGAATTATGGAGGCAAGATTACGACAGAATAACGTCATACAATTCAGAATGAAAATAGGTAGCATGAAAAACTgtcaaattgaatataaattcaaattacataccggaaatgtaaaaaaatattttctgacgaTTATTCTGCACTATTACATCCCGACACTACACACttcattttaaatatcaatatatatttccGAATATCAAAAGGATTACTGTTAAACTTGGTACCAGTATAAGGTTACATAAAATGCCACTttaacacatatttttgttgttgttgtttttgtagtcctCTTAAGGTGTGTCTTGAAAACGGGCTGTGTATATTTTAGGGATCGGATAACCGAATCGAAAGGATTGTTGGTTGAATATATTTGTGTAGAGCTGTCTTTAATTTCTAAGCGCATTTAATACGATGGCGGTGCCAATAATCAGCTAGCGGATCAAACGGATAGGCTCGATGATAAAATTCTATTGACTGCCACTAAACGCAGACTGAGGAAcaagtatacaaatattaacaAGTACTGAGCAGTAACCTTATGCATACGAAAGTACTGAAGAAGACGTTGTCTCcttacaattttcaataaaacgacATTTggcttttttcatttattgtttcttttttggCGAATACTCACTTGGCACCATAATGCCACCAagtttacaaataatatatatatgttaccaTAAACATGAATTGAAAACATCGAAACTATTACCAAATAAATCACATAAAACACATAATCATATCAACTTTTACATAATTAATACTCATACGAATGTTGGGAATGTTGGCTTACAATACTTTATATAAgtgtatacttatatacagcatatttttaaaacttaatcAGGAATGGTTACAAAATCGACAAAATAtaatagatataatatatataaattatataagcattaataattttttaaaattttaacgaTGTAAaacacatgtatacatatgtatgtatgtatgtacgaaacAGCTATCGATTACCTACaccaatttttgaaatttcatattgcaaacatttcttaaaaatctTTAATGCTTAAAGCTTATTGTTTCACTTTTAGTTATACACTACTtctcatacatatgcatctcTGTAGTATTCAGCTCTAGGTGAGGAGACGCCTGCGCAAATTGTTCATACTTGTCCATATAAAACAGCATACGATTGCTGTACCCATTAACTTTAGCAATAATTTGCTTTCGAACGCGTATCAAAGAACTTCCAAAATATCATGGCTATGTTAATCATCACTGCGGCAGCACCCACAGCAGCAGCACAGCATGGATTTGCCATCGCTTCTTAACGGTTTGCTGTATGTGTGTGGTCCACGCATGAAAACATCGATTAATTGGCAATGAGAACTGAAAGAATTcaagggaaataaaaaaatttaaagaatttattttgtaattctaatatataatttaattttagggtTAAAAATgtcaactttttaaataaagacTAAGAATAGAAtgactttttacaaaatgaattgAGCTTCAAACACTACAAAATTACGGGTTTCAATAAACCTATTGATATCgggtgaataattatttttataactgtgCAGTATTCgtcaaacaacaagaacaacacaacTGTTGATTATTATGTATATGCAACAAATAAATAGGTGGatgcttaaatttaaatacatacatcatCGTCAATTCCTGGTCACCAATCACTTCTCCATCACAGTTCCAACGCGACAAGCCGCTATCATCATCATAATCAACATAACCTTCCGCAGTTTCCGCTATCGGCTGACAGGAGCCACTAATGCTGTAATCTTGCGCAAGATTGGCATTCGGTGAACGGAAGCAGAACTTTTTGGTGCGATAAGTTTCAACAAAAGGCAAATTTcgctataaaaataaagaaaaaatactaaaattgagACACTCTGTGAAGGCATAGTTGAGTGAGTACTCACTATATCACCATTGCGCCCCATCAAGTTTAAGAGCAAACGTACATTGTTGAGCAACGAGGTTTTTCGCACCAGTATCAGGTCTAGATAGCCGTCGCCTAGATGACTGTAGCGCGCCACACCGTTGGGGCTGCGGGTGCAGGCGCACGTAATATTCGCGCCGCTGATCATGAAAAACTTACCATTTATTGTTTTCCACTCGTTTTCGGGTTTACTTTGTATTTCCGACGCGCATTTTCCAACCACCGCGTCGCACACTAATTCACTACTATTATCACAGTCTGTCAAATCTATTTGCTTCGTATCAACAAAGTCCATAGTTTCATTGCTACTTGCAGCACACATTTTGCCGCCAGCCACTTCCAAATAATTCGTTTTATTGCTTTGGTCGTCGTTACTATCCTCACAACTCTTCAATGAGGCGCTCGATGATGAGGGCAGCTCATCGTCCGCAACACGCGTTGGCGCAATAACGCCCGCCAATATGCCTTTCTTCATTAAAGCGCGTTTCGTCGCGAGCGCCGCCTGCCCAATGGACGCTGTTTCACAGCGCCTGCAATTCGCAAAGCAAGTCGTatcatctgttgttgttgtcatattttCGGCACTCGTGCCCGTTTCCTGTGCCGCCGCAACTGCATTAAATTTTTGGCCGCCTATTGGCTGACATACGCGCAGCTCGGCCTCGTAGCCATTATTGGTAAGGAACGTTTTAACGCCGGCAAACTCATAGCGCTTCGTGCCCAGCCAACGATAGCGCTCGCTCTTCGCCGCCACATCGCCCAAATAGCCGTAGGATAATACGCTGGCGCAAAACCGTATGATGCCCTCACGATTGCGCACGCTACAAATGTCCACACCGCGCCGCTGTCCCAAAATCAAATGTATCGCCGCGGTGCGCACGTCCGAAGTGCCGTGCAGGCTGTACGCGACCGTATCCGTGCTGCCCGCCGGTATTATAGCCACGGGCAGTGTTGGCTTCGGCACGTACGGCGGTTGGCGCGCATCCATGCCCGCATCGCATATCGCGCGAAAGATGAGCCCGTTAATCACCTCCGCCACCGTGCCATCGCCACCAACGCAGCAAACCGCGTCGAACGGTGACAAATCATGACTCAACAGTATGTCGCGTATCTGATTTGAGCGTTGCGAGATAATGCAGGACGCATCGATGCCGGCCAGTTGAAATAGTGGCTTACAGTAGCGCTCATAGACTTGCAAGCCGCGCTGTCGTCCGCCATACGGATTGATGAATACCAACAAGCGGCGCACGCGCAGACGCGTTGGCGCCGTGTTTGCGAGCATTCTATTGAGCAGCGCGTGCCATTGCCGCACCACATACGCGTCTGCATTGTAGAGCACCAGCTTGTGCACTTCCCAGCGATTGCAGTCCGTGGCTGAGTTTACGACGCGTGCGGCATATGATAAGGCAAGATACTGTTCAGTAGGTGGTGTACtgctgtgctgttgttgttgttgatgttcgCATGTACCGTGCGCATCGAATTCGGCTAACGGCTGCGGCGCTGCAATATGCAAAGCCGCCGACTTGGTGTTGCCCTTGCTCACCCTGATTAGCTCGTTTATATGCAGCACATTCGTATTTTTGCCGTAGACTGGAcctacacaacaacaatagcgacaaaaacaaaatagaaatatgttaggaatattattttgcatatttttttaaatatttttttacgctCACCTTGTTTCAAGTTGCACTCAGCGTCCGCGTCGCTGCTGCGCTTCGTCTGCAGTCGCTCCCAAACGATGTGGTCATAGTTGAGCAAGACGCGATAACGTTTCTTTTTGATTTGAAAGTTGTTTAGGAGTATATCACAATTTTGACTGTTGGCTATGGGCGTTGCTGCCAGCGCTGTGGCCTTTGCCTCCTCCTCTTTGCGGCTTGCGGCACTTGCCGTATTGGGCGCAGCGGGCAACTGCGTAAAATCCGTGCTGCGCTGCGTCATCTTGGTGGCTGGCGTTGGACTGTTTAGTTAAGCGCGACTCGACATGCCGAaagctgaaatgaaaaaatgttttagcGACGCTTCAAACTGGTTTGCGTAGACAagatgaaataaagaaaaaccgTGTAAAAGCGAATTGTGAAAAAGAACCAAATACTAGTggataaagtgaaaaaaataataccgaGAAACCATTAAAACAGCATTTTCCACACCAACGATTGTATTAAGtggcaagaaaaaacaacaagaaaaacaaaaaagattaaaaatattaacttgtTTACGTTTTGCTAACATTCGCATTAGATAAACTGGTTTTCTAATTAGCCAACGCATGTGGCACGGTATAAATTTACTAGCACACGACTAATTACGGCGAGGTTAGCAGTTCCATAATTTGTTGTGTAttacaaatcaaaaaaaatattctaaaatataatatttcaaattattgcgTTGACTGTTATCAAAGTAAAGCTTTTTTAGCTTTATTGGCGCTTTCACATTCAGTAAAGCTTTAAGGTTTAGCTTCTAATTGTGAGGTATCTCTTGCGATTATTCGACAAATTGGAGGTTCCAACAAAAATGATTGGCGTTTCAGGCGtttcaaaagctttaaaacTACAATGGATTggatcgaaaaaatattttgtattttattaaaaaatcataatttttgaaaatcatagACTTGCCTGATCTCTTAAACAGTAAAGTCTTAAAAAATCTGTAATATTTTTCGTAATCtaggcgacatttggtttcaacaagacggcgctatttcccacacatcgccacattcaatggatttattgagattacacttcggtgagcagataatttcaagtTTTGGGCCAGTCGATTGAGCGCACCGTcataccgttagattttttcctgtggggatatgtaaagtctaatgcctatgcggacaatcccgcttcgattaaTACCTTGAAGTAAAACATTACGCGTGTCATTCGGCAGTTACCAGCCGAAATGTTCGAAAAATGGATTCCACGGTCATTTGAAAGagaataatcttaaaaaaaaaatagatgcc
This genomic interval carries:
- the LOC105213136 gene encoding ceramide kinase, translating into MTQRSTDFTQLPAAPNTASAASRKEEEAKATALAATPIANSQNCDILLNNFQIKKKRYRVLLNYDHIVWERLQTKRSSDADAECNLKQGPVYGKNTNVLHINELIRVSKGNTKSAALHIAAPQPLAEFDAHGTCEHQQQQQHSSTPPTEQYLALSYAARVVNSATDCNRWEVHKLVLYNADAYVVRQWHALLNRMLANTAPTRLRVRRLLVFINPYGGRQRGLQVYERYCKPLFQLAGIDASCIISQRSNQIRDILLSHDLSPFDAVCCVGGDGTVAEVINGLIFRAICDAGMDARQPPYVPKPTLPVAIIPAGSTDTVAYSLHGTSDVRTAAIHLILGQRRGVDICSVRNREGIIRFCASVLSYGYLGDVAAKSERYRWLGTKRYEFAGVKTFLTNNGYEAELRVCQPIGGQKFNAVAAAQETGTSAENMTTTTDDTTCFANCRRCETASIGQAALATKRALMKKGILAGVIAPTRVADDELPSSSSASLKSCEDSNDDQSNKTNYLEVAGGKMCAASSNETMDFVDTKQIDLTDCDNSSELVCDAVVGKCASEIQSKPENEWKTINGKFFMISGANITCACTRSPNGVARYSHLGDGYLDLILVRKTSLLNNVRLLLNLMGRNGDIRNLPFVETYRTKKFCFRSPNANLAQDYSISGSCQPIAETAEGYVDYDDDSGLSRWNCDGEVIGDQELTMISHCQLIDVFMRGPHTYSKPLRSDGKSMLCCCCGCCRSDD
- the LOC105213138 gene encoding proteasome subunit beta type-4-like, coding for MALNRIPIKFNMLRGRTVLAIKYEKGVLIVADKILVSPKGTEYHGKERIFKISEIIILGGSGDSADLQNIIDKIEELKFEHDRYGITLTPLMLSNWLTKQFYFHHTNGSTLHIDVIVGGLEAGEPFLAHIRHDGSAWEHTYTACDFYCDIVPGDVSYKNLVYEHIKAEINKLSSCSVEGKPSNLIRREEALTIIIDAAKHMSRRFKHSNEVYLLGECDIVDKNSCNIAIEELSC
- the Prosbeta7 gene encoding proteasome subunit beta type-4, coding for MYSHNDFIQTELWKGGPVPGQFYNFPGTGQTNNAGNITAPGLFGSNRSSSPITTGTSVIGVKFDGGVMIAADNLVSYGSLARYQDVQRVFKINEKSIIGAGGDFADFQSLKRSIDQKMVEDMCYQDDIEMQPKSLYNWLTRILYNRRSRINPLWLEMVVGGMQDGQPFLGHVDLRGRAYEDDVVATGFGKHFALPLVREQISNNRLLTQSEASQVLRKCMEVLYYRDCRAISKYSVAVSTAQGTIVQGPFEVNQNWQLATLVKGY